The following are encoded together in the Ornithorhynchus anatinus isolate Pmale09 unplaced genomic scaffold, mOrnAna1.pri.v4 scaffold_264_arrow_ctg1, whole genome shotgun sequence genome:
- the TMEM220 gene encoding transmembrane protein 220 isoform X3, with amino-acid sequence MCPAGPGAPALWRGCNLLMAAFLALAAWVQVNDPDAGLWMVAYAVPAFLSLLVGLSPQVAGNAIWRRLTELHLLLCAAGAIWSGGSWARHAHRDLLNEEEGSSAKSPVGGGARLAVAVSISLCPVVLWAYVYVNKEMRASWPAHCKEVL; translated from the exons ATGTgtccggcggggcccggggccccggcgctCTGGAGAGGCTGCAACCTGCTCATGGCCGCCTTCTTGGCCCTGGCCGCCTGGGTGCAG GTGAACGACCCTGATGCAGGGCTGTGGATG GTGGCTTATGCGGTTCCAGCCTTCCTGTCCCTGCTGGTTGGCCTCAGCCCTCAGGTTGCAG GGAACGCCATTTGGAGGAGGCTGACTGAGCTGCACCTTCTCCTCTGTGCCGCGGGGGCCATTTGGTCTGGAGGGTCCTGGGCCCGCCACGCCCACCGGGACCTCTTGAACGAGGAGGAAGGCAG CTCAGCAAA AAGCCCCGTGGGTGGAGGAGCCCGTCTGGCTGTCGctgtttccatctctctctgcccGGTTGTGCTGTGGGCTTACGTTTACGTGAacaaggagatgcgagcctcgtGGCCTGCCCACTGCAAGGAAGTCTTGTGA
- the TMEM220 gene encoding transmembrane protein 220 isoform X1, giving the protein MCPAGPGAPALWRGCNLLMAAFLALAAWVQVNDPDAGLWMVAYAVPAFLSLLVGLSPQVAGNAIWRRLTELHLLLCAAGAIWSGGSWARHAHRDLLNEEEGRELFGLLIVAVWMSLCHSSAKSPVGGGARLAVAVSISLCPVVLWAYVYVNKEMRASWPAHCKEVL; this is encoded by the exons ATGTgtccggcggggcccggggccccggcgctCTGGAGAGGCTGCAACCTGCTCATGGCCGCCTTCTTGGCCCTGGCCGCCTGGGTGCAG GTGAACGACCCTGATGCAGGGCTGTGGATG GTGGCTTATGCGGTTCCAGCCTTCCTGTCCCTGCTGGTTGGCCTCAGCCCTCAGGTTGCAG GGAACGCCATTTGGAGGAGGCTGACTGAGCTGCACCTTCTCCTCTGTGCCGCGGGGGCCATTTGGTCTGGAGGGTCCTGGGCCCGCCACGCCCACCGGGACCTCTTGAACGAGGAGGAAGGCAG GGAGCTGTTCGGCCTGCTCATCGTCGCCGTGTGGATGTCTCTCTGCCACAGCTCAGCAAA AAGCCCCGTGGGTGGAGGAGCCCGTCTGGCTGTCGctgtttccatctctctctgcccGGTTGTGCTGTGGGCTTACGTTTACGTGAacaaggagatgcgagcctcgtGGCCTGCCCACTGCAAGGAAGTCTTGTGA
- the TMEM220 gene encoding transmembrane protein 220 isoform X4, whose protein sequence is MPPGLQGPSLGQAVAYAVPAFLSLLVGLSPQVAGNAIWRRLTELHLLLCAAGAIWSGGSWARHAHRDLLNEEEGRELFGLLIVAVWMSLCHSSAKSPVGGGARLAVAVSISLCPVVLWAYVYVNKEMRASWPAHCKEVL, encoded by the exons ATGCCCCCAGGACTGCAGGGACCCTCCCTGGGGCAAGCG GTGGCTTATGCGGTTCCAGCCTTCCTGTCCCTGCTGGTTGGCCTCAGCCCTCAGGTTGCAG GGAACGCCATTTGGAGGAGGCTGACTGAGCTGCACCTTCTCCTCTGTGCCGCGGGGGCCATTTGGTCTGGAGGGTCCTGGGCCCGCCACGCCCACCGGGACCTCTTGAACGAGGAGGAAGGCAG GGAGCTGTTCGGCCTGCTCATCGTCGCCGTGTGGATGTCTCTCTGCCACAGCTCAGCAAA AAGCCCCGTGGGTGGAGGAGCCCGTCTGGCTGTCGctgtttccatctctctctgcccGGTTGTGCTGTGGGCTTACGTTTACGTGAacaaggagatgcgagcctcgtGGCCTGCCCACTGCAAGGAAGTCTTGTGA
- the TMEM220 gene encoding transmembrane protein 220 isoform X2: MCPAGPGAPALWRGCNLLMAAFLALAAWVQVNDPDAGLWMVAYAVPAFLSLLVGLSPQVAGHRDSCRKAAKQSHEPATPAPFSWNFFACAECGSSSREPRGESGNKTLLFADPGAWGCAWGSHKQESQAQASLRGPSLYPRGSGAQSGEWL, translated from the exons ATGTgtccggcggggcccggggccccggcgctCTGGAGAGGCTGCAACCTGCTCATGGCCGCCTTCTTGGCCCTGGCCGCCTGGGTGCAG GTGAACGACCCTGATGCAGGGCTGTGGATG GTGGCTTATGCGGTTCCAGCCTTCCTGTCCCTGCTGGTTGGCCTCAGCCCTCAGGTTGCAG GCCACCGGGACTCCTGTCgcaaagctgcaaagcaaagccACGAGCCAGCAacccctgctcccttctcctggaacttCTTTGCCTGTGCAGAGTGTGGCAGCAGCTCTCGGGAGCCCAGGGGAGAAAGCGGGAACAAGACCCTCCTCTTCGCCGACCCAGGGGCCTGGGGCTGCGCTTGGGGCTCCCACAAACAGGAGAGCCAAGCTCAGGCCTCTCTGAGAggcccctctctctaccccaggggTTCTGGTGCCCAGAGTGGGGAATGGCTTTGA